One Brassica napus cultivar Da-Ae chromosome A1, Da-Ae, whole genome shotgun sequence genomic region harbors:
- the LOC106434707 gene encoding DEAD-box ATP-dependent RNA helicase 16-like, which produces MGKAKFKPVGDVKPEAEEEVEKVEEVEEQRDAGAVAEEEEEEKEKSFEELGLDPRLIRALSKKGIEKPTPIQQTAIPYILEGKDVVARAKTGSGKTLAYLLPLLQKLFSDSGRKKKPAPCAFVLVPSRELCQQVYTEVSWLIELCRVQLKAVQLTSSMPVSDMRNALAGLPEILVTTPACIPKCFADGVLDPAAISESLEILVLDEADLLLSYGYEDNLRSVTSIVPRRCQCLLMSATTSSDVEKLKKLILHNPVVLTLQEGSDKEEPVPSNVQQFWISCSAQDKLLHILALLKLEVVQKKVLIFINTIDMGFKLKLFLEKFGIKTAILNGELPQNSRLHILEQFNAGLFDYLIATDDNNQTKEKEEVKGDDNKDNKKNKRRFKPKLDAEFGVVRGIDFKKVHTVINYDMPQSVTGYIHRIGRTGRAYSSGSSVSLVSPGEMEGFEEIKSFLAGEEDKDSDIITPFPLLTENAVESLRYRAEDVAKSVTKISIRESRAQDLRNEIINSEKLKSHFEANPRDLDLLKHDKLLSKTAPSPHLRDIPEYLVDAKTQEASKMVKLARAAMGNSRRSGGGNNTKKKRSRKGSDPLKTFNANGSKRGRGGGGVGQKKDAKGSSDGSANKKQKTV; this is translated from the exons ATGGGCAAGGCGAAGTTTAAACCTGTGGGTGATGTGAAAcctgaagctgaagaagaagttgaGAAAGTAGAGGAAGTTGAAGAACAGAGAGACGCCGGAGCTgtagcagaagaagaagaagaagagaaagagaagagctTTGAGGAGCTAGGGCTTGACCCTCGTCTCATTCGCGCTTTATCTAAAAAGGGTATAGAGAAACCAACTCCTATTCAGCAAACAGCCATTCCTTACATCCTG GAAGGGAAAGATGTGGTTGCTAGAGCTAAGACTGGCTCAGGGAAGACATTGGCTTACCTTCTTCCCTTGCTTCAGAAGCTGTTTTCAGACTctgggaggaagaagaagcctgCTCCTTGTGCTTTTGTTCTCGTTCCTTCTCGTGAGCTGTGTCAGCAGGTCTACACGGAGGTTTCTTGGCTTATTGAGTTGTGTCGTGTTCAGCTTAAAGCTGTGCAGTTGACTAGTAGCATGCCTGTTTCTGATATG CGTAACGCATTGGCTGGCTTGCCTGAGATTCTTGTCACCACACCTGCTTGTATTCCAAAATGTTTTGCAGATGGGGTTTTGGACCCCGCAGCTATTAGTGAATCGCTTGAGATTTTGGTTCTTGATGAG GCAGATCTGTTGTTGTCATATGGATATGAAGACAATCTAAGGTCGGTAACTTCAATAGTCCCAAGACGTTGCCAATGCCTACTTATGTCTGCTACCACAAG TTCTGATGTTGAGAAATTGAAGAAATTGATTCTGCACAACCCGGTAGTCTTGACCTTGCAAGAAGGTTCTGACAAGGAAGAGCCCGTCCCAAGTAATGTTCAGCAGTTTTGG ATTTCTTGCAGTGCTCAGGATAAACTACTACACATTCTTGCTCTCCTGAAGCTAGAGGTTGTTCAGAAGAAAGTTCTGATATTCATCAATACTATTGACATGGGTTTCAAGCTGAAGCTATTCTTGGAAAAG TTTGGAATCAAAACTGCAATTTTAAACGGGGAGCTGCCTCAGAATTCTCGGCTTCATATCCTTGAG CAATTCAATGCAggtctatttgattatttgattGCAACGGATGATAATAACCAGACTAAAGAAAAGGAAGAGGTTAAAGGTGATGATAACAAGgataataagaaaaacaaaaggcgTTTCAAACCGAAGCTGGACGCTGAGTTTGGTGTAGTCAGAGGAATTGACTTCAAAAAAGTTCACACA GTCATAAACTATGACATGCCTCAAAGTGTGACAGGATACATTCATCGAATTGGGCGTACTGGGAGAGCATATAGCAGCGGTTCTTCCGTTTCTCTC GTTTCTCCTGGTGAGATGGAAGGGTTTGAAGAAATCAAATCCTTCTTAGCAGGGGAAGAGGACAAGGATAGTGATATCATCACTCCCTTCCCTTTGTTGACTGAAAATGCTGTCGAGTCTTTAAGATACAGAGCTGAG GATGTTGCAAAGAGTGTTACAAAGATTTCGATTCGAGAATCTCGTGCTCAGGATTTGAGAAATGAGATAATCAACTCCGAAAA gttAAAGTCTCATTTTGAAGCTAATCCAAGAGACTTGGATCTATTGAAACATGACAAGCTTCTGAGCAAGACTGCACCTTCACCGCATCTAAGAGACATCCCTGAGTATCTAGTTGACGCAAAGACTCAAGAAGCGAGCAAGATGGTGAAACTAGCCAGAGCCGCTATGGGAAACAGTAGGAGATCCGGTGGAGGTAACAACACAAAGAAGAAACGATCGAGAAAAGGCAGTGACCCACTCAAAACCTTCAACGCCAAT GGATCTAAGAGAGGACGCGGTGGTGGCGGTGTTGGCCAGAAGAAAGATGCTAAAGGATCTAGCGATGGCTCGGCTAACAAGAAACAGAAGACAGTTTAA